In bacterium, the genomic window CCCCGCACCGTCGCGGCCGGTGGTGCTGGTGGTCGAGGGCGACGGTTGCCGCATCGGCCTGGTGGCCGACGAACTGCTCGGGCAACAGCAGGTCGTGATCAAGGGGTTCGACGGCCCCGCCGGCGGCGCGCCGGGCATCGCGGGGGGCACCATCCTCGCCGACGGCAGCGTGGCGCTGATCCTGGACGCTTCGGGTCTCGTCCGCTCCGCGCGTGCGAGGTGCGAGCGGGTCCGGGCCGCGCCGGCCGGAGCCTGAACGAGGGACTCGGTCCCGAGCAACGGAGTGCAGGCATGGAGACGCTCACGAGACACGTGCCGGTCGCCCTTCCCGGGCGCTACCTGGGTTTCCGGCTGGGTGGCGAGACCTACGGGCTCGAGATCGGCGTGGTGCAGGAGATCGTCGGGATGCTGCCCGTGACCAGGGTCCCCGGGGCGCCGGCCCACGTGCGCGGGGTCGTGAACCTGCGCGGGCGGGTCGTCCCGGTCGTCGACCTGCGCTCCCTGTTCGGGATGGCAGCGGCGGACGAGACCCGGCGCACGTGCCTGGTGGTCTGCCGGATCGAGGACGAGACGGAGACCGTGGTCGCCGCCGCCGTCGCCGACGACGTGACCGAAGTGATGCGCATCGACGCCGCGGGGGCGCCGCCGCCGGCGGACGCCGCCGCCGGTGCCTGCGTCGCGGGTCTGGCGCAGCAGGGCGGCCGCGTCGTCATCCTGCTGGACGCGACCCGCCTGTTCATCAGCGCCGGCGGGATGGGGGGCGCGGCATGAGCCTGCGGCAGGTCGGCACCTGGGCCGAGACGGAGCCGTCGTCGTCGGGCGGCGTCGCCGAAGCTCGACTTTCGGTGCACGAGTTCGCCCGCCTGCGCGACCTCCTGCACGAGCACGCGGGGCTCTCGTTCGACGAGGGGAAGTCGGCCCTGCTCGAGGCGCGGTTGCGCCGCCGCCTGCAGGCCCTGGGCCTGGCGGACTTCGCCGCCTACCTGGCCGTGCTGGATTCCGGGGCCGGGACGCGCGAGATCGTCCACCTGGTCGACGCCGTCGCCACCAACGTCACGCGCTTCTTCCGCGAGCCGGAGCACTTCGCGTTCGCCGCCGCCGCCGCTCGCCGGCTGGCCGCCGAGGGCCGGCGCCTGCACTTCTGGTCGGCGGGCTGCGCCACCGGCGAGGAGCCCTATTCGCTGGCGATGGTCCTGGGTTCGTCCCTGCCGGCCGGCACGGACTGGCGCATCCTGGCCACGGACATCTCGACCCTCGCCCTGCAGAAGGCCCAGCAGGGCAACTACACCGCCTCGCAGGTCGAGGCTGTGCCGTCCCGTTACCAGAGGACGGCCTTCTCGAACCGGACCGGCTCGCAGGGCGAAATCCGGCGCATCGACGACGACCTCAAACGCATGATCCTGTTCCGGCGCCTGAACCTGGGCCGCACGCCGTACCCGGTGCGCGGCGTCTTCGACCTCGTCCTTTGCCGCAACGTGATGATCTACTTCGATCCGCAGCAACGGGCGGACGCCGTGGCGGAGTTCCACCGGCTGTTGCAGCCGGGCGGCCACCTGATCGTCGGGGAAGCCGAGAACCTGCTGGGTCTCGAAGGCCGGTTCGAGCGCAAGCAGCCGGCCGTCTACAGGAGGGTCTGAGATGATCCATCGACCTCGCGACGGGAAGGGAGGGATCCGATGAGCGTGCTGCTCGATGCCGCCCAGGCCCAGAAGTCCGGGCGGACCGTCATCACGGTGGACATCGCCGAGATGGCGGTCGTGGCGGACCCCGCCCTGATCCTGGTGACGTACTCGCTCGGGTCCTGCGTGGGGGTGAGCGTCTTCGACCCCGAGGCGGGCGTGGGCGGGCTGATCCACTGCATGCTGCCCCTGTCGAGGATCGACCCCCGCAAGGCCGCCGACCGCCCCGCGATGTTCGTCGACACGGGCCTGCCGGCGCTGCTGCAGGCCGTCTACGATCTCGGCGCGAACCGCCGCAACCTCCAGCTCAAGGCGGCGGGCGGCGGGGCGCCCCTGGGGCCGGACGAGGTCTTCAAGATCGGCCAGCGCAACCTCGAGGTGCTGGGCAAGGTGCTGTGGAAGAACGGACTCGAGCTGCGGGCCCAGTGCGTGGGCGGATCGCAGGCGCGCACCCTGGCCCTGGACCTGCAGTCCGGGCGCACGGTCGTCCGGACGGACGGAAAGGAGTCGGAACTGTGAGCCTCAAACGAGAGATCCTGGCCAAGGTGCACGCGGTGCCGCCGCTGCCGGAGGTCGTTTTCAAGCTGCAGAAGTACTGCAACGATCCCAACGTCAGCTACTCCGAGCTGGCGAAGGTCATCGAGGTCGATGCGGGCCTGACCACCAGCCTGTTGCGGCTGGCCAACTCGGCCTATTTCGGCTGCGAGCAGTCGATCGGCTCGGTGCAGTACGCCATGACCCGCCTGGGATTGAAGCGGGTCTACCAGATCGTGCTGGCCGTGTGCGTGGCGCCGATGAGCCGCAAGCCGATCCGCGGTTACGACCTGGCCCCGGCCATGCTGTGGCAGCACGCGATCGCCACCGCCATGGCCTCGGAGTACCTCGCCCAGGAGCTCGGCGGCGCCGACCCGGCGGACGCCTTCACCGCCGGCATGCTGCACGACATGGGCAAGATCGTCCTGGGCAACTTCGTCGACGTGGACATGGACAAGATCAGGCGGTCGATGGACCAGAGCGGCATCCCCTTCGACGAGGCCGAGCGCGAGGTGTTCGGCACCGACCATGCCTCCGTCGCCGCCGCGCTGCTCCAGCGCTGGCAGCTGCCGGCCCGCATCGTCGCCGCGGTGCGGTACCACCATCACCCGTCCGCCTGCGCCGAGCCCGAGCCGTTGCTGGACATCGTCCACATCGCGGACGTCCTGTGCCGGGACGTGGGCTGGGGCATGGGCGCCGACGCCCTGCTCTACCGCTTCGACCCGACGTCGGCGACGCGGCTGTCACTGCCGCCGGACATCGCCGAGCAGACCATGGCCGAGGTCTCGCTCGGTCTCGAGGGGATGGTGGAGATCTTCCGGACCCTCGGCGCCCCGCAGGCCCAGCCGGTGGGTTGATCCCGCCGCCGCGCAGCAGGAAGGCCGCCCCCGCGGGGAGGGCGGCCTTCGCGTGCCGGGGGGCGGCGGTCAGCTGCTGCGGAAGGCCAGCCGGGCCGGACCGAGCGGCGAATCCGCGACGAGTTCGAGCCGCAGCTTCGGATCGTCCGGCCAGCCTGGTCCCGCGCCGCCCGAGGCGAGCGGGCCGGGCACGGTGTGGGAGTTGCGGTGGGTGTTGTTGACGACGCCGCGCAGGACGTTGACGACCTCCGCGAAAGCTTCCAGCACCGGGGGCGACGGGCTGCCGTCGGCCACCTGTTCGCGCATGCTGCTCTCCGGCAGCATGATCAGCGATCCGCCCAGCAGCACGAGCGTGCGCAGGTCGGCGACCACGACCCCGACCTCCGAACCCTCGTCGTCCAGCAGGGGGATGCGCCAGGCGTCGTCGGATGCCGCGGGCGGGTCCCACGCGGGGCCCTCCGGCGCCGGGTTGTAGCCGGCGGGCTGCCCCACGGTCCGGTCCAGCGTTTCGAGCAGGACTCCGGCGGCGAATCTAAGGCTCATCTCGACCGTCTCCCGGTTCGTCGGTCTGCAGCCATCCGAGCAGCACGTGGAGCTGGGGATCCTTGGCGCCGGCGGCCAGCCGCACCGTCTCCCGATCGTGCGACGTCGGCTCCCGGTCCGGCCATCCCGTCGCGAACACCGGCAGGGCGAGGTGCAGCGCCGTCCCGCGGTGGTCGCGCTTGAAGACGCCGGCCGCGATGTTGACCAGTTCGTTGAGCGCGTCGGCCAGTTCCTCGCGCGCGGGGTCCTCGTCGGGATCCAAGGCGTACAGCCGCTGCGCCAGCCGGCGGGCGCTGAGCGCGTCCGCCACCAGCGTCAGGCGCCAGCGGCCGTCGCGGGCGGCGAGGTCGATGCCGCTGCGGCACCAGCCCTCCGGTCCCGCCTCCCCGCGATCGCAAGGCGGCAGGGCCCGCAGCGTCAGGCCCAGCTGCATCTCGCACGTCTCGCGCACCGCGTCGGCGGCGGACTCGAGGGGGGTGGTGCCGGTCGCCGTCCTCACGCGACGAACGCCTCCAGG contains:
- a CDS encoding chemotaxis protein CheD, encoding MSVLLDAAQAQKSGRTVITVDIAEMAVVADPALILVTYSLGSCVGVSVFDPEAGVGGLIHCMLPLSRIDPRKAADRPAMFVDTGLPALLQAVYDLGANRRNLQLKAAGGGAPLGPDEVFKIGQRNLEVLGKVLWKNGLELRAQCVGGSQARTLALDLQSGRTVVRTDGKESEL
- a CDS encoding CheR family methyltransferase — protein: MSLRQVGTWAETEPSSSGGVAEARLSVHEFARLRDLLHEHAGLSFDEGKSALLEARLRRRLQALGLADFAAYLAVLDSGAGTREIVHLVDAVATNVTRFFREPEHFAFAAAAARRLAAEGRRLHFWSAGCATGEEPYSLAMVLGSSLPAGTDWRILATDISTLALQKAQQGNYTASQVEAVPSRYQRTAFSNRTGSQGEIRRIDDDLKRMILFRRLNLGRTPYPVRGVFDLVLCRNVMIYFDPQQRADAVAEFHRLLQPGGHLIVGEAENLLGLEGRFERKQPAVYRRV
- a CDS encoding chemotaxis protein CheX, whose amino-acid sequence is MRTATGTTPLESAADAVRETCEMQLGLTLRALPPCDRGEAGPEGWCRSGIDLAARDGRWRLTLVADALSARRLAQRLYALDPDEDPAREELADALNELVNIAAGVFKRDHRGTALHLALPVFATGWPDREPTSHDRETVRLAAGAKDPQLHVLLGWLQTDEPGDGRDEP
- a CDS encoding chemotaxis protein CheW, translating into METLTRHVPVALPGRYLGFRLGGETYGLEIGVVQEIVGMLPVTRVPGAPAHVRGVVNLRGRVVPVVDLRSLFGMAAADETRRTCLVVCRIEDETETVVAAAVADDVTEVMRIDAAGAPPPADAAAGACVAGLAQQGGRVVILLDATRLFISAGGMGGAA
- a CDS encoding HDOD domain-containing protein translates to MSLKREILAKVHAVPPLPEVVFKLQKYCNDPNVSYSELAKVIEVDAGLTTSLLRLANSAYFGCEQSIGSVQYAMTRLGLKRVYQIVLAVCVAPMSRKPIRGYDLAPAMLWQHAIATAMASEYLAQELGGADPADAFTAGMLHDMGKIVLGNFVDVDMDKIRRSMDQSGIPFDEAEREVFGTDHASVAAALLQRWQLPARIVAAVRYHHHPSACAEPEPLLDIVHIADVLCRDVGWGMGADALLYRFDPTSATRLSLPPDIAEQTMAEVSLGLEGMVEIFRTLGAPQAQPVG